The following coding sequences are from one Mycobacterium bourgelatii window:
- a CDS encoding DUF4192 domain-containing protein — MTNHRADFALNRPEALIAALPAVLGFVPEKSLVLVTFADRKLGSVMRVDLSDALVHQIGHLAEVAAAARPEGAIAVIVDAEGALCTVCNEEYRELGTDLGEALSRHRIELWAAHVVDRVARGGRWHCVDGCSCSGVVDDPASSPLAAAAVLEGRRLYGRRADLQAVIAMDDPARSAQLVTVMGEQAARRQRAHRADPRGCSRRDVENAIAAATRAAEGQPLSDAELAELGCALTDVQVRDTLYALSVGESAAAAESLWAALARVLPSPWRVEPLVLLAFSAYARGDGPLAGVSLEAALSCQPDHRMAGMLDTALQSGLRPDDIRDLAQTGYRLAKQLGVRLPPRKLFGLQAG, encoded by the coding sequence ATGACGAACCATCGAGCAGACTTTGCCCTGAACCGCCCCGAAGCACTTATCGCCGCGCTCCCCGCCGTCCTCGGCTTCGTCCCCGAAAAATCTCTTGTGTTGGTGACTTTCGCCGATCGCAAACTCGGGTCGGTGATGCGCGTCGACTTGTCCGACGCGCTGGTCCACCAGATCGGCCATCTTGCCGAGGTCGCCGCTGCCGCGCGACCCGAGGGCGCGATTGCGGTGATCGTCGACGCGGAAGGCGCGCTCTGCACGGTGTGCAACGAGGAGTACCGGGAGCTGGGCACGGATCTCGGCGAGGCACTCTCGCGGCACCGGATCGAACTGTGGGCGGCACACGTGGTGGATCGGGTCGCGCGGGGCGGCCGCTGGCATTGCGTGGACGGCTGCTCCTGCAGCGGCGTGGTCGACGACCCGGCGTCCTCACCCTTGGCGGCCGCGGCGGTGCTGGAGGGCAGGCGGCTTTACGGCCGCCGTGCCGACCTGCAGGCCGTCATCGCTATGGACGATCCGGCCCGTAGCGCGCAGCTGGTCACCGTGATGGGCGAACAGGCGGCCAGGCGTCAGCGGGCGCACCGGGCCGACCCGCGGGGCTGCAGTCGCCGCGATGTCGAAAACGCGATTGCTGCCGCCACTCGCGCCGCCGAGGGGCAGCCGCTGTCAGACGCCGAGCTTGCCGAGTTGGGGTGCGCGCTGACAGACGTGCAGGTGCGGGACACGCTCTATGCGCTCTCCGTGGGCGAGAGCGCGGCGGCGGCGGAGTCGTTGTGGGCCGCGCTGGCCCGCGTGTTGCCGTCGCCGTGGCGCGTGGAGCCGCTGGTGTTGCTCGCGTTCAGTGCCTACGCCCGCGGCGACGGGCCGCTCGCCGGGGTGTCGCTTGAGGCGGCGCTGAGTTGTCAGCCCGACCATCGAATGGCCGGGATGCTTGATACGGCACTGCAATCCGGCTTGCGGCCTGACGACATCCGGGATCTGGCTCAGACGGGCTACCGACTGGCCAAGCAGCTCGGGGTGCGCTTGCCGCCGCGAAAGCTGTTCGGCCTTCAGGCGGGCTGA
- a CDS encoding trypsin-like serine peptidase produces the protein MRRVTAALCMPVGVAMLLTSSCARPVDHASSGSAPLTSASVRQLGEPAHVRAAGPVSPDPRVGALFLNGKPVHFCTGSVLHSATGDLVLTAAHCLQGGSRLTFVPAFENDAAPSDRWTVVQVYLDPRWAGSRDPRADYAIARVRGPGKSVLEERTGAALTLSTAPPPGSLVTVTGYPAGVGGQPIACQGSTRTTDEGFPSLQCQGLVGGTSGAPWVRGSRVTGVIGGFEAGGCTADVSYSAPFDEHTAQLLARAEAGGPGDTAPSGLDDAC, from the coding sequence ATGCGAAGGGTCACGGCAGCGCTGTGTATGCCGGTGGGTGTGGCGATGCTCCTGACATCGTCATGCGCCCGGCCGGTTGATCACGCGTCCAGCGGCAGCGCGCCGCTGACCAGCGCATCGGTACGCCAGCTCGGTGAACCGGCGCACGTCCGGGCCGCCGGGCCGGTCAGCCCGGATCCGCGGGTAGGCGCGCTCTTTTTGAACGGCAAGCCGGTGCACTTCTGCACCGGGTCGGTGCTGCATTCCGCCACCGGCGACCTGGTGTTGACGGCCGCGCACTGTCTGCAGGGCGGCTCGCGGCTGACCTTTGTGCCTGCCTTCGAAAATGACGCCGCGCCGTCGGACAGGTGGACCGTGGTACAGGTCTACCTGGATCCGCGCTGGGCCGGCAGTAGGGACCCGCGCGCCGACTATGCAATTGCCCGCGTGCGTGGCCCCGGCAAGAGCGTGCTGGAGGAGCGAACGGGCGCGGCACTGACCCTCAGCACCGCACCGCCCCCGGGCAGCCTGGTGACTGTCACGGGCTACCCGGCCGGGGTCGGTGGCCAGCCGATCGCCTGCCAGGGCAGCACGCGGACCACCGACGAGGGGTTCCCGTCGCTGCAGTGTCAGGGGTTGGTCGGCGGGACCAGCGGGGCGCCGTGGGTCCGCGGTTCCCGGGTGACCGGGGTGATCGGGGGTTTCGAGGCCGGCGGATGCACCGCCGACGTCTCGTATTCGGCGCCGTTCGACGAGCACACCGCGCAGCTGCTGGCGCGCGCCGAGGCGGGCGGGCCCGGCGACACCGCGCCGAGCGGTCTCGATGACGCCTGCTAG
- a CDS encoding peroxynitrite isomerase: MAPELHPDVQALAPLLGTWAGRGRGEYPTIESFEYLEEVVFAHVGKPFLVYGQKTKAVADGKPLHAETGYLRVPKPGQVELILAHPSGITEIEVGTYSCDDGVIEIETTTADVGLSPTAKEVTALGRSFRIAGGELSYSVRMSAVGQPLQHHLGAVLQRTE, from the coding sequence GTGGCTCCCGAACTGCACCCTGATGTTCAAGCATTGGCGCCGCTCCTGGGTACCTGGGCGGGCCGCGGCAGAGGCGAGTACCCGACGATCGAGTCGTTCGAGTACCTCGAAGAGGTCGTGTTCGCCCACGTCGGCAAGCCGTTCCTGGTGTACGGGCAAAAGACCAAGGCGGTAGCCGACGGTAAGCCCTTGCATGCCGAGACAGGGTATTTGCGGGTACCGAAACCGGGCCAGGTCGAGTTGATCCTGGCGCACCCGAGCGGAATCACCGAAATCGAGGTCGGCACGTATTCGTGCGACGACGGCGTCATCGAAATCGAGACGACCACAGCCGACGTCGGTCTCTCGCCCACCGCCAAAGAGGTGACCGCACTCGGGCGTTCGTTCCGAATCGCCGGTGGCGAACTGTCGTACTCAGTGCGGATGAGCGCGGTTGGACAACCATTGCAGCATCACCTCGGTGCCGTATTGCAGCGCACGGAGTGA
- a CDS encoding proteasome assembly chaperone family protein: MTHDEYRDEAQSYEPGQPGMYELEFPAPVLSTADGRGPVLVHALEGFSDAGHAIRLASAHLKEALDTELVASFAIDELLDYRSRRPLMTFKTDHFTKYEDPELSLYALRDSAGTPFLLLAGLEPDLKWERFINAVRLLAEKLGVRQTIGLGTVPMAVPHTRPITMTAHSNNRDLIAGFQPWISEIQVPGSASNLLEYRMAQFGHEVVGFTVHVPHYLTQTDYPAAAQALLEQVAKTGSLDLPLAALAEAAAEIRAKIDEQVQASAEVAQVVAALERQYDAFIDAQENRSLLANDEDLPSGDELGAEFERFLAQEAEKKYDDDDKA; this comes from the coding sequence ATGACGCACGACGAATATCGCGATGAAGCGCAGAGTTATGAACCGGGTCAGCCCGGCATGTACGAACTTGAGTTCCCGGCTCCCGTGTTGTCGACGGCCGACGGCCGCGGACCGGTGCTGGTGCACGCACTGGAGGGCTTTTCCGACGCCGGCCACGCGATCCGCCTGGCTTCGGCGCACCTGAAGGAGGCCCTGGACACCGAGCTGGTCGCCTCGTTCGCTATCGATGAGTTGCTCGACTACCGCTCCCGGCGACCGCTGATGACGTTCAAGACCGATCACTTCACCAAGTACGAGGACCCAGAGCTCAGTCTGTATGCGCTGCGCGACAGTGCCGGCACCCCGTTTCTGCTGCTGGCCGGATTGGAACCGGATCTGAAGTGGGAGCGATTCATCAACGCCGTGCGGTTGCTGGCCGAGAAACTGGGGGTGCGCCAGACCATCGGGCTGGGCACCGTACCCATGGCCGTGCCACACACGCGTCCGATCACCATGACGGCCCACTCCAACAATCGGGACCTGATCGCCGGTTTCCAGCCGTGGATCTCCGAAATCCAGGTTCCTGGAAGCGCTTCCAACCTGCTGGAGTACCGGATGGCCCAATTCGGCCACGAGGTGGTCGGGTTCACCGTGCATGTCCCGCATTACTTGACGCAGACGGACTATCCCGCTGCCGCACAAGCGCTGCTGGAGCAGGTGGCCAAGACCGGGTCACTGGACTTGCCGCTGGCGGCGCTGGCCGAAGCGGCGGCCGAGATTCGGGCCAAGATCGACGAACAGGTCCAAGCGAGCGCAGAAGTCGCTCAAGTGGTGGCGGCACTCGAGCGCCAGTACGATGCCTTCATCGACGCTCAGGAAAACAGATCCTTGCTGGCAAACGACGAGGATCTGCCGAGCGGAGACGAGCTGGGAGCGGAATTCGAGCGCTTTCTGGCTCAAGAGGCCGAAAAGAAGTACGACGATGACGACAAGGCCTGA
- the nrdR gene encoding transcriptional regulator NrdR — protein MHCPFCRHPDSRVIDSRETDEGQAIRRRRSCPECGRRFTTVETAILAVVKRSGVTEPFSREKVISGVRRACQGRQVDDDALNLLAQQVEDTVRAAGSPEVPSHEVGLAILGPLRELDEVAYLRFASVYRSFSSADDFEREIQALRAHRKVSTSTTSSS, from the coding sequence ATGCACTGTCCGTTCTGTCGCCATCCTGACTCGCGCGTAATCGACTCGCGGGAAACCGATGAGGGCCAAGCCATTCGGCGTAGGCGGTCGTGTCCGGAGTGTGGTCGACGATTCACGACGGTGGAGACGGCGATCCTGGCCGTAGTGAAACGCAGCGGCGTCACCGAACCCTTCAGTCGCGAAAAGGTGATCAGCGGCGTGCGCCGAGCCTGTCAGGGCCGTCAAGTAGACGACGACGCGTTGAATTTGTTGGCACAGCAGGTCGAAGACACCGTGCGGGCCGCCGGATCCCCGGAAGTGCCCAGCCACGAGGTCGGCTTGGCCATTCTCGGTCCCTTGCGTGAACTGGACGAGGTCGCATATCTGCGGTTCGCCTCGGTGTACCGGTCCTTTTCGTCGGCCGACGACTTCGAGCGTGAGATCCAAGCGCTTCGCGCGCATCGCAAGGTGTCGACCTCCACCACGTCGTCCAGCTGA
- the sthA gene encoding Si-specific NAD(P)(+) transhydrogenase → MREYDMVVIGSGPGGQKAAIAAAKLGKSVCVVERGRMVGGVCVNTGTIPSKTLREAVVYLTGMSQRELYGASYRVKDKITPADLLARTQHVIGKQVDVVRSQLMRNRVDLVLGHGRFLDPHTILVEEDSQGERVTVSGDHIVIATGTKPVRPSGVEFDEKRVLDSDGILDLRSLPASMVVVGAGVIGIEYASMFAALGTKVTVVEKRANMLEFCDPEIIEALKFHLRDLAVTFRFGEEVTAVDVSASGTVTTLASGKQIPAETVMYSAGRSGQTEHLGLENAGLEADSRGRIFVDSEFQTKVDHIYAVGDVIGFPALAATSMDQGRLAAYHAFGEPTDGITELQPIGIYSIPEISYVGATEVELTRDAIPYEVGVARYRELARGQIAGDSYGMLKLLVSTKDRTLLGVHIFGTSATEMVHIGQAVMGCGGTVDYLVDAVFNYPTFSEAYKVAALDVTNKMRALSQFLS, encoded by the coding sequence ATGCGGGAATACGACATGGTCGTTATTGGCTCGGGGCCAGGCGGTCAGAAGGCAGCGATCGCTGCGGCCAAGCTGGGCAAATCCGTGTGCGTGGTGGAGCGCGGCCGCATGGTCGGCGGCGTCTGTGTGAACACGGGCACGATCCCGTCAAAGACGTTGCGCGAGGCGGTCGTTTATCTCACCGGCATGAGCCAGCGCGAGCTTTACGGCGCGAGCTACCGAGTGAAAGACAAGATCACCCCCGCTGACCTTCTGGCACGAACGCAGCACGTGATCGGCAAGCAGGTGGACGTGGTGCGCTCACAGTTGATGCGTAACCGGGTCGACCTTGTCCTGGGCCACGGCCGCTTCCTGGACCCGCACACCATCCTGGTCGAGGAAGACTCCCAGGGCGAGCGGGTGACCGTCAGTGGCGATCACATCGTCATCGCCACCGGAACCAAGCCGGTGCGGCCGTCCGGGGTCGAGTTCGACGAGAAGCGGGTGCTGGACTCCGACGGCATCCTGGACCTCAGGTCGCTGCCGGCATCGATGGTCGTGGTCGGCGCCGGGGTCATCGGCATCGAGTACGCATCGATGTTCGCCGCGCTGGGCACCAAGGTGACGGTCGTGGAGAAGCGGGCCAACATGCTCGAATTCTGCGACCCGGAGATCATCGAGGCGCTCAAATTCCACCTGCGCGACCTGGCGGTGACCTTCCGGTTCGGCGAGGAAGTGACCGCGGTCGACGTCAGCGCGTCGGGCACCGTCACCACCCTGGCCAGCGGCAAGCAGATCCCGGCCGAGACGGTGATGTACTCGGCCGGCCGGTCAGGTCAAACTGAGCACCTGGGGTTGGAGAACGCCGGCTTGGAGGCCGACAGCCGCGGCCGGATCTTCGTCGACAGCGAATTCCAGACCAAGGTCGACCACATTTATGCGGTCGGCGACGTCATCGGCTTCCCGGCGCTGGCCGCCACCTCGATGGACCAGGGCCGGCTAGCGGCCTACCACGCGTTCGGCGAGCCGACCGACGGCATCACCGAGCTGCAGCCCATCGGCATCTACTCGATTCCCGAGATCTCCTACGTCGGCGCCACCGAAGTCGAGCTGACCAGGGATGCGATCCCATACGAGGTCGGCGTCGCCCGCTACCGCGAACTGGCCCGCGGCCAGATCGCCGGCGACTCCTACGGGATGCTCAAGCTGCTGGTGTCCACCAAAGACCGCACGCTGCTGGGCGTACACATCTTCGGTACCAGCGCCACCGAGATGGTTCACATCGGACAGGCCGTGATGGGCTGCGGCGGCACCGTCGACTACTTGGTCGACGCGGTGTTCAACTACCCGACGTTCTCCGAGGCGTACAAGGTGGCCGCGCTGGACGTGACCAACAAGATGCGCGCGCTCAGTCAGTTTCTCAGCTGA
- a CDS encoding LGFP repeat-containing protein, translating to MQLGRRLGGLVNGQRGQVSRVVGRALLSLVAAAMTAVLLAPTAPIASASPIGDAEAAMMAAWEKAGGDTSTLGARKGDVYPVGDGFALEFDGGKMYFTPDTGAHYLYGPILDKYEDLGGPVNSDLGFPTINEVPGLAGPDSRVGTFAASDNPVIFWTPDHGAFVVRGAINAAWDKLGSSGGLLGAPIADESYDGDVASQKFTSGTISWNRKTKEFSTDPANLADQLKDLQIALDPTAAINMAWRAAGGAAGPLGAKKGGQYPIGGDGIAQDFNGGKIFYSPATGANAVEGPILQKYESLGGPVSSDLGFPTSNEADGGITPASRIAEFSAADKPVIFWTPEHGAFVVRGAMKAAWDKLKGPTGTLGAPVGDQSVDGDVISQKFTGGKISWNRAKNSFATDPANLAPSLSGVQVTGQNAPATAGPAPQDKKFTWHWWWLVAVLPVLLLIVMFVLVVLSLRRRRAAAGEPAAYDQFDRHYEHEHEHEHPNEHEGVAGYDAAPDGHWGSREEGDFGSEHFAPEDQRPQEPAAPETGVAQRVSWPRGAGAGVGLFDHGGRDEDVESEPHSNDVVADYANPREDEDPDSVDTTPIPYGVLTEVETDAGAGADESPVLEEEPEVPEAPVSDGGVPDRPDESQSLGEAVPDTSYPTSGGAAGEPSSAGESSGPDIVVPDTGPPAPKPPRARSGRHAAADDDDDDEYALSDGHEPALNPVSEPATASAAGPTAAVRPTIHLPLEDDPYRPPNGYPIKASARFGLYYTPSSPLYHDTLAELWFISEEAARANGFVRAD from the coding sequence ATGCAGCTGGGGCGTCGGCTGGGAGGCTTGGTGAACGGGCAGAGAGGTCAAGTGAGCAGGGTGGTCGGGCGTGCGCTGCTCAGCTTGGTGGCTGCGGCGATGACCGCTGTATTGCTGGCGCCCACCGCGCCCATTGCATCGGCGTCTCCCATCGGCGACGCCGAGGCCGCAATGATGGCCGCTTGGGAAAAGGCCGGGGGAGACACGTCCACGCTCGGCGCGCGTAAAGGCGACGTCTACCCCGTCGGGGACGGATTCGCCCTCGAGTTCGACGGCGGCAAGATGTACTTCACGCCGGACACCGGCGCTCATTACTTGTACGGCCCGATCCTGGACAAATACGAGGACCTTGGCGGCCCGGTCAACAGTGACCTGGGTTTCCCGACCATCAACGAAGTTCCCGGCCTCGCCGGACCGGACAGCCGGGTCGGCACCTTCGCCGCCAGCGACAACCCGGTGATTTTCTGGACGCCCGATCACGGCGCATTCGTCGTGCGTGGCGCGATCAACGCTGCGTGGGACAAACTCGGCAGCTCGGGCGGGCTCCTGGGGGCTCCGATTGCGGACGAAAGCTATGACGGGGACGTCGCCTCGCAGAAGTTCACCAGCGGAACGATTTCCTGGAACAGGAAGACCAAGGAATTCAGCACCGATCCGGCGAACCTGGCCGACCAACTGAAAGACCTGCAGATAGCGCTCGATCCCACGGCGGCCATCAACATGGCGTGGCGCGCCGCTGGTGGCGCAGCGGGCCCGCTAGGGGCCAAAAAGGGCGGTCAGTATCCCATCGGCGGTGACGGGATCGCCCAGGACTTCAACGGCGGCAAGATTTTCTACAGTCCCGCCACCGGGGCGAATGCCGTCGAAGGTCCCATCCTGCAGAAGTACGAGTCGCTCGGCGGGCCCGTCAGCAGCGATCTGGGCTTCCCGACCAGCAACGAGGCCGACGGCGGCATCACCCCCGCCAGCCGGATCGCCGAATTCTCGGCCGCTGACAAACCGGTGATCTTCTGGACCCCCGAGCACGGGGCATTCGTGGTGCGGGGAGCCATGAAGGCCGCCTGGGACAAACTAAAGGGACCCACGGGCACGCTCGGCGCTCCGGTCGGCGATCAAAGCGTGGACGGCGACGTCATCTCGCAGAAGTTCACCGGCGGCAAGATTTCCTGGAACCGCGCCAAGAACTCCTTCGCCACCGACCCGGCGAACCTCGCGCCCTCGCTGTCTGGCGTGCAGGTGACGGGGCAGAACGCGCCCGCCACCGCGGGACCGGCCCCGCAGGACAAGAAATTCACCTGGCATTGGTGGTGGCTCGTGGCGGTCCTGCCGGTGCTGCTGCTCATCGTCATGTTCGTCCTGGTGGTGCTCAGCTTGCGTAGGCGTCGCGCCGCCGCCGGCGAGCCCGCGGCGTACGACCAGTTCGACCGCCACTACGAACACGAACACGAACATGAGCACCCGAACGAGCACGAGGGTGTTGCCGGTTATGACGCCGCTCCCGACGGGCACTGGGGATCGCGAGAGGAGGGCGATTTCGGCTCCGAGCACTTCGCGCCCGAGGACCAGCGTCCGCAGGAACCAGCCGCGCCGGAGACCGGGGTCGCGCAGCGAGTCAGCTGGCCGCGCGGTGCTGGAGCCGGGGTCGGGTTGTTCGACCATGGCGGTAGGGACGAGGATGTCGAGTCCGAACCGCACAGCAACGACGTCGTGGCCGACTACGCGAACCCTCGCGAAGACGAAGACCCTGACTCGGTGGACACCACGCCCATTCCTTATGGCGTTCTGACCGAGGTCGAGACCGATGCCGGTGCCGGTGCCGACGAGTCGCCGGTCCTCGAGGAGGAGCCCGAAGTCCCGGAGGCCCCGGTATCCGATGGTGGCGTCCCAGACCGGCCCGACGAGTCCCAGAGCCTGGGCGAAGCGGTTCCGGACACCTCCTACCCGACGAGCGGCGGCGCCGCCGGTGAGCCTTCGAGTGCCGGTGAGTCGTCAGGTCCTGACATCGTTGTTCCCGACACCGGCCCGCCGGCGCCTAAGCCACCGCGAGCTCGGTCGGGACGGCATGCGGCCGCCGATGATGATGACGACGACGAATACGCGCTGTCAGACGGCCACGAACCGGCCCTGAACCCGGTGTCGGAGCCTGCCACGGCGTCTGCGGCAGGGCCCACGGCGGCGGTGCGTCCGACCATCCACTTGCCGTTGGAAGACGACCCGTACCGGCCACCCAATGGCTATCCGATCAAGGCCAGTGCCCGCTTCGGGTTGTATTACACGCCGAGCAGCCCCTTGTATCACGACACACTTGCCGAGCTCTGGTTCATCAGCGAAGAAGCCGCGCGAGCCAACGGCTTCGTCCGAGCGGATTGA
- a CDS encoding PhzF family phenazine biosynthesis protein — translation MSIDVTVLRVFTDPDGNFGNPLGVVDASKVAPRDRQRLAAQLGYSETIFVDLPGTGATTAHATIYTPRTQLPFAGHPTVGAAWWLREQGTPIKTLQVPAGVIQVGYEGDLTRVSARAEWAPEFTIHDLGAVDALTSADPADFPDDTAHYLWAWTDESAGALRARFFAANLGVEEDEATGSAAIRMTDYLSRDLTITQGKGSLIHTSWSPEGWVGVAGRVVDDGVRQVD, via the coding sequence ATGAGCATCGACGTAACCGTGCTGCGCGTTTTCACGGATCCCGACGGGAACTTCGGCAACCCGCTCGGCGTGGTCGATGCCAGTAAGGTCGCACCCCGCGACCGGCAGCGCCTGGCGGCCCAATTGGGTTACAGCGAAACCATATTCGTCGATCTTCCTGGCACCGGTGCCACCACCGCGCACGCCACCATCTACACCCCCCGCACCCAACTGCCATTCGCCGGCCACCCGACCGTCGGGGCGGCTTGGTGGCTACGCGAGCAAGGGACACCGATCAAGACGCTGCAGGTGCCCGCCGGCGTCATCCAGGTCGGGTATGAGGGCGATCTGACACGCGTCAGCGCACGCGCGGAATGGGCGCCCGAGTTCACCATTCACGATCTCGGAGCGGTCGATGCGCTAACGTCCGCGGACCCCGCCGACTTTCCCGATGACACGGCGCACTACCTGTGGGCGTGGACCGATGAATCGGCCGGGGCGCTGCGGGCCCGCTTCTTCGCGGCCAATCTGGGTGTCGAGGAAGACGAAGCAACCGGTTCGGCGGCCATTCGAATGACCGATTACCTCAGCCGCGATCTCACCATCACTCAGGGCAAGGGCTCGCTGATCCACACCAGTTGGAGCCCCGAGGGCTGGGTCGGCGTGGCCGGCCGAGTCGTCGATGATGGTGTGCGACAGGTTGACTGA
- a CDS encoding LysM peptidoglycan-binding domain-containing protein, translating to MTLIYAGPSRTWNPSRPVHEPRAGRVGAGRTRRPGPSRPAGAPLRYRGTGVAVSRAPHRRRPVTPLTTVGLALLAGLITLWLGAVANFGGMVNGGSSDATGRVPDTLAVVRVEPGESLKDVAARVAPDAPAREVVERIRELNALNSSALSAGQTLIAPVG from the coding sequence ATGACTCTCATCTACGCAGGTCCGTCTCGCACCTGGAATCCGTCCCGCCCGGTGCACGAGCCGCGGGCGGGAAGGGTCGGAGCTGGGCGGACACGCCGTCCGGGCCCGTCTCGGCCGGCCGGAGCTCCCTTGCGCTACCGCGGCACCGGCGTCGCGGTGTCGAGGGCGCCGCACCGCCGGCGGCCCGTTACGCCGCTGACCACGGTCGGGCTGGCACTGCTTGCCGGGCTGATCACGTTGTGGCTGGGCGCGGTGGCGAACTTCGGCGGCATGGTCAACGGCGGCTCGTCCGACGCGACTGGCCGCGTGCCGGACACGCTCGCCGTGGTGCGCGTCGAGCCGGGGGAGTCCCTGAAGGACGTCGCGGCTCGGGTCGCGCCGGACGCACCCGCTCGGGAGGTTGTCGAGCGGATTCGCGAGCTCAACGCCTTGAACTCGTCGGCGCTGTCCGCTGGTCAGACGCTTATCGCTCCGGTCGGCTGA
- the lexA gene encoding transcriptional repressor LexA translates to MSDSNDTSGTGAQGGLHAVDSTLTERQRTILNVIRTSVVNRGYPPSIREIGDAVGLTSTSSVAHQLRTLERKGYLRRDPNRPRAVDVRGADDGAPTGPVTDVAGSDALPEPTFVPVLGRIAAGGPILAEEAVEDVFPLPRELVGEGTLFLLKVVGDSMVEAAICDGDWVVIRQQNVADNGDIVAAMIDGEATVKTFKRAGGQVWLMPHNPAFDPIPGNDATILGKVVTVIRKI, encoded by the coding sequence ATGAGCGACAGCAACGACACCTCAGGTACTGGCGCGCAAGGCGGACTGCATGCGGTTGATTCGACGTTGACCGAGCGTCAGCGGACCATCCTGAATGTCATCCGCACCTCCGTCGTGAACCGCGGATACCCGCCCAGCATCCGGGAGATCGGTGATGCGGTCGGCCTGACGTCGACCTCGTCGGTTGCTCATCAGTTGCGCACCCTGGAGCGCAAGGGCTACCTGCGTCGTGACCCGAACAGGCCGAGGGCGGTAGATGTCCGCGGCGCCGACGACGGCGCTCCGACGGGGCCGGTGACCGACGTGGCTGGGTCAGATGCGTTGCCGGAACCCACTTTTGTGCCGGTCCTCGGACGCATTGCGGCCGGTGGGCCAATCCTGGCCGAGGAAGCAGTCGAAGACGTTTTTCCGTTGCCGCGTGAGTTGGTCGGCGAAGGCACGCTGTTTCTGCTCAAGGTGGTCGGTGACTCGATGGTCGAGGCGGCGATCTGCGATGGTGACTGGGTGGTCATACGGCAGCAGAACGTCGCCGACAACGGCGACATCGTCGCGGCCATGATTGACGGGGAGGCCACCGTCAAGACCTTCAAGCGCGCGGGTGGTCAGGTTTGGCTGATGCCGCACAACCCCGCCTTCGATCCCATTCCCGGTAATGACGCGACCATCCTCGGCAAGGTCGTCACGGTCATCCGCAAGATCTAG
- a CDS encoding alpha/beta fold hydrolase, with the protein MTERKRKLRPVREVTAPSLQFRTIHGYKRAFRIAGSGPAILLIHGIGDNSTTWTSVHATLAQRFTVIAPDLLGHGKSDKPRADYSVAAYANGMRDLLSVLDIERATIIGHSLGGGVAMQFAYQFPQMVERLILVGAGGVTKDVNFVLRLASLPMGTEALAVLRLPLLLPAIQLVGKVVGQAVGTTRLGRDLPNMLRVLNDLPEPTASAAFSRTLRAVVDWRGQIVTMLDRCYLTQAIPVQIIWGSHDVVVPVRHAEMAHAAMPGSRLEIFEGSGHFPFHDDPARFIDVVLGFIDTTEPPEYDQAALRELLRTGGGEGTVAGPADTRVAVLSAIGSDERSAT; encoded by the coding sequence ATGACCGAGCGAAAGCGCAAACTTCGCCCGGTGCGGGAAGTGACTGCGCCTTCGCTGCAGTTCCGCACCATCCACGGCTATAAACGCGCGTTCCGGATAGCCGGGTCCGGTCCGGCGATCCTGCTGATCCACGGCATCGGCGACAACTCGACCACTTGGACCTCGGTGCACGCCACCCTGGCCCAGCGATTCACCGTTATCGCCCCGGACCTGTTGGGCCACGGCAAATCCGACAAACCACGCGCCGACTACTCGGTTGCGGCCTACGCCAATGGCATGCGCGACCTGCTCAGCGTGCTCGACATCGAGCGGGCGACCATCATCGGGCATTCGCTGGGCGGCGGCGTAGCAATGCAATTTGCCTACCAGTTCCCGCAAATGGTCGAACGGTTGATCTTGGTCGGCGCCGGTGGCGTGACCAAAGACGTCAACTTCGTGCTGCGATTGGCCTCCCTGCCGATGGGCACCGAAGCGCTTGCGGTGCTGCGGCTGCCGTTGCTGCTGCCGGCGATCCAACTCGTCGGGAAGGTCGTAGGCCAAGCGGTCGGGACCACCCGTCTGGGACGCGATCTGCCGAACATGCTGCGGGTCCTCAACGACCTGCCTGAGCCGACGGCGTCGGCGGCGTTCAGTCGCACGTTGCGCGCCGTGGTGGACTGGCGTGGGCAGATCGTCACCATGCTGGACCGCTGCTATTTGACCCAGGCCATCCCGGTGCAGATCATCTGGGGCAGCCACGACGTGGTCGTCCCCGTCCGTCACGCCGAGATGGCGCATGCCGCAATGCCCGGGTCCCGGCTCGAAATCTTCGAGGGCTCTGGGCATTTCCCGTTCCATGACGACCCGGCCCGGTTCATCGACGTGGTCCTCGGCTTCATCGACACCACCGAGCCTCCGGAATACGATCAGGCGGCGCTGCGGGAATTGCTGCGCACTGGCGGCGGCGAAGGAACGGTCGCCGGTCCGGCCGATACCCGTGTGGCGGTGCTCAGCGCGATCGGTTCCGACGAACGCAGCGCAACCTGA